A region of Sulfurimonas sp. DNA encodes the following proteins:
- the mrdA gene encoding penicillin-binding protein 2, whose amino-acid sequence MKIKFILTIFISIWLALIVRIFFLAVESNSYYEKLSYSNTIKSEKIVPVRGEIVDRNNRPIAINRLGFKIQLRPHLRLKKNIASFNEEIDNLLKLLPSLKKDKLIKNYIKKDSYYNHNYIDIVHFITYKDIMPVYSILSLRDKIKIVPAPKRHYPYGKVGAHMIGYVSRANKKDIKDDKLLELIGYIGKTGIEKSYNNYLQGNAGLRKIKVNANNQEIQELSNILADEDRKLTLAIDIELQKYISSLFKKKAGAVIVMGVDGKILSASSFPEYDLNTFVSGISHKMWNKLSTNLDKPFTNKLINGLYPPGSTIKTGLGLLYATTEIDSKWSVDCRSSMPLGKRVFRCWKKKGHRKTSLKKAIRESCDDYFYKGSLQVGIKKMSEGLLRYGLGKKTGVDLPNEFIGIVPSREWKKKKYNRPWFIGETVNTSIGQGDFLVTPMQIAQFTALMATSKLPTPHFATMIGDKELNPPSKDILNEKELKKLPLIQRAMYEVCNYPKGTATQYLSSKVTIAGKTGTAQVVTILQDIEERVLEHEMSYYSRSHAWFTSYGPYKNPQYIVLVIVEHGGHGGSAAGKIVSKIYNRLLKLKYIKQ is encoded by the coding sequence ATGAAAATTAAATTTATACTTACTATTTTTATATCTATTTGGTTAGCTCTAATCGTAAGAATTTTTTTTCTTGCGGTTGAGTCAAATAGTTACTATGAAAAACTATCTTATTCTAATACTATAAAAAGTGAAAAAATAGTCCCTGTTAGAGGTGAGATAGTAGATAGGAACAACAGACCAATAGCTATTAACAGATTAGGATTCAAGATACAACTTCGTCCACACTTGCGCCTAAAAAAGAATATAGCCTCTTTTAATGAGGAAATAGATAATTTATTAAAATTATTACCTTCTTTGAAAAAAGATAAATTGATAAAAAATTATATAAAAAAAGATTCTTATTACAATCATAATTACATAGATATTGTTCACTTTATTACATACAAAGATATTATGCCAGTATATTCAATACTCAGCTTAAGAGATAAGATAAAAATAGTTCCTGCCCCTAAACGGCACTATCCATACGGAAAAGTTGGCGCACATATGATAGGCTATGTTTCTCGTGCAAATAAAAAAGATATAAAAGATGATAAGCTCTTAGAGCTAATCGGCTATATAGGAAAAACTGGTATTGAAAAATCGTATAACAATTATTTACAGGGTAACGCAGGACTTAGAAAAATAAAAGTTAATGCTAACAATCAGGAAATACAAGAATTATCTAACATTCTAGCAGATGAGGATAGAAAACTAACTCTTGCAATAGATATTGAACTTCAAAAATATATATCATCATTATTTAAAAAGAAAGCTGGTGCAGTTATTGTTATGGGTGTGGATGGGAAAATATTGTCTGCAAGTAGTTTTCCAGAATATGATTTAAATACTTTTGTATCTGGAATATCTCATAAAATGTGGAATAAACTCTCAACAAATCTTGATAAACCGTTTACAAATAAACTTATAAACGGGCTATATCCTCCAGGATCAACAATAAAAACAGGCTTAGGATTACTTTATGCGACCACAGAAATAGATAGCAAGTGGAGTGTTGATTGTAGGTCATCAATGCCATTAGGTAAGCGTGTATTTAGATGCTGGAAGAAAAAAGGACATAGAAAAACAAGTCTAAAAAAAGCTATAAGAGAGAGTTGTGATGACTATTTTTATAAAGGCAGCCTTCAAGTTGGTATAAAAAAAATGAGTGAAGGTTTACTAAGATATGGTCTAGGTAAAAAAACAGGCGTTGATTTACCAAATGAGTTCATTGGTATTGTTCCTTCTCGTGAATGGAAAAAGAAAAAATATAATCGTCCTTGGTTTATAGGAGAAACAGTTAATACCTCTATAGGGCAAGGAGATTTTTTAGTAACACCTATGCAAATAGCTCAATTTACAGCACTTATGGCAACATCAAAGCTCCCAACACCGCATTTTGCAACGATGATTGGAGATAAAGAATTAAATCCACCATCAAAAGATATATTGAATGAAAAAGAGTTAAAAAAACTACCTCTAATACAAAGAGCAATGTATGAAGTATGTAACTATCCAAAAGGTACGGCAACACAATACCTTAGTTCAAAAGTCACAATAGCAGGTAAGACAGGAACGGCACAGGTTGTTACAATTTTGCAAGATATAGAAGAAAGAGTGTTAGAGCATGAGATGTCTTATTATAGCCGTTCTCACGCTTGGTTTACATCTTATGGCCCATATAAAAATCCTCAGTATATTGTTTTAGTTATAGTAGAGCATGGCGGACACGGTGGATCAGCAGCTGGTAAAATTGTATCTAAAATATACAATAGACTGTTAAAGCTGAAATATATTAAACAATAA
- the ybeY gene encoding rRNA maturation RNase YbeY yields MIDLDNRTSLKIDESFLNTIVKKLTGKEIELLIVEEDEIKNINKLHRNIDKSTDVLSFPYEEMPMSPLGSIVISSSHVKDLASKLGHTNNDELNLLFIHGMLHLLGFDHEIDNGEMRKEETRLINEFNLPKSLITRTQG; encoded by the coding sequence ATGATTGACTTAGATAATAGAACCTCACTTAAAATAGATGAATCATTTTTAAATACTATTGTTAAAAAACTCACAGGGAAAGAAATAGAGCTACTTATTGTTGAAGAAGATGAAATTAAAAATATAAATAAACTTCATCGAAATATAGATAAATCAACAGATGTTTTAAGTTTCCCTTATGAAGAGATGCCGATGAGTCCACTCGGAAGCATCGTGATATCTTCCTCTCATGTAAAAGACTTAGCTAGTAAATTAGGTCATACAAATAATGATGAATTAAATCTTCTTTTTATTCACGGTATGCTTCATCTCTTAGGTTTTGACCATGAAATAGATAACGGAGAGATGAGAAAAGAAGAAACAAGGTTAATAAATGAATTTAACTTGCCAAAAAGCTTAATAACAAGAACACAAGGTTAA
- a CDS encoding SprT family zinc-dependent metalloprotease, producing MITNNIKFKDLDIVHVHNKRLKHSYININSDAKVIVKTSSASILYVQDLLLKKEKWIRKQLQSKKETKIIKINLEDEVLLFGEIYSVDASEAEGLRKLLHRLRKPNLDTITRRYDKFYKLYSQIYLKQRVEYFANIMNLKYSEIKYKKMRSRWGSCSSQGIITLNTQLLKLKKKQIDYVVVHELAHLKFMNHSKKFHDLVSQYISDSKNIRHEIRHRQNFTF from the coding sequence TTGATTACGAATAATATAAAGTTTAAAGATTTAGATATTGTGCATGTGCATAACAAAAGATTAAAACATAGCTATATCAACATAAATTCAGATGCTAAAGTAATAGTAAAAACATCATCGGCATCTATACTTTATGTGCAGGATTTGCTCTTAAAAAAAGAAAAATGGATAAGAAAACAACTTCAAAGCAAAAAAGAAACTAAAATTATAAAAATAAATCTTGAAGATGAAGTTTTACTTTTTGGAGAGATTTATAGCGTAGATGCCTCGGAAGCCGAAGGACTGCGTAAACTACTTCATCGCTTAAGAAAGCCAAATCTAGATACCATCACTAGGCGCTACGACAAATTTTATAAACTTTATTCACAAATATACCTAAAACAAAGAGTTGAGTATTTTGCAAATATCATGAATTTAAAATATTCTGAGATTAAATATAAAAAAATGCGAAGCAGATGGGGTAGTTGTAGCTCACAAGGCATCATAACTTTAAATACACAGCTTTTAAAGCTAAAAAAAAAGCAAATCGACTATGTTGTAGTCCATGAACTAGCACATCTAAAGTTCATGAATCATTCAAAAAAATTTCACGATTTAGTTTCACAGTATATATCAGATTCAAAAAATATAAGGCATGAAATAAGGCATAGGCAAAATTTTACTTTTTAG
- a CDS encoding calcium/sodium antiporter yields MDFIIFIVAMSALIYGADFIIKESERIALHFNISQFVIGATLIAFGTSLPEMAASMMASSQGKSDMAVANVVGSVIFNITLVLGIVFLISKKMHPKRNLFAQDSAWVIVPLVFFFIMVQDGVIGRVDGILYLLLMLSYIVFLFSDSKDDLENSVDEDLAKEKFKWGKTIILLMIGFALTISGANFVIESGTDIARVFGISEWIIGIFLISLGTSLPELVVSIVAVKKGNAEMSIGNIIGSNVANFSMVLGGASLINPLTVDLISTKFDMLILVAASITLLFILANKLYNKAGAIFLLIILALFLQNVIV; encoded by the coding sequence ATGGATTTTATAATTTTTATTGTTGCAATGTCTGCTCTAATTTATGGAGCAGATTTTATAATAAAAGAGTCTGAAAGAATTGCTCTGCATTTTAATATATCACAGTTTGTGATTGGTGCAACTCTCATAGCATTTGGCACCTCTTTACCAGAAATGGCAGCATCTATGATGGCTTCTTCTCAAGGTAAGAGCGATATGGCGGTCGCAAATGTAGTAGGAAGTGTGATTTTCAATATTACTCTTGTTTTAGGAATAGTATTTTTAATAAGTAAAAAAATGCATCCAAAAAGAAATCTTTTTGCTCAAGATAGTGCTTGGGTTATTGTTCCTCTTGTATTTTTCTTTATTATGGTTCAAGATGGTGTAATTGGTCGAGTTGATGGGATTCTATATCTTCTTCTTATGCTTTCATACATAGTATTTTTATTTAGTGATTCTAAAGATGATTTGGAAAATTCTGTTGATGAAGATTTAGCGAAAGAAAAATTTAAATGGGGTAAAACCATCATATTGCTAATGATTGGTTTTGCTTTAACTATTAGTGGTGCAAATTTTGTTATAGAAAGCGGAACAGATATAGCTAGAGTTTTTGGAATAAGTGAATGGATAATAGGAATATTTTTAATCTCTTTAGGAACTTCTTTACCTGAGCTTGTTGTATCTATAGTGGCGGTAAAAAAAGGCAATGCTGAAATGAGCATCGGAAATATAATAGGCTCAAATGTTGCAAATTTTTCAATGGTTTTAGGTGGAGCTTCTCTAATTAACCCACTTACTGTTGATCTAATATCAACAAAATTTGATATGTTAATTTTAGTAGCAGCGTCTATAACGCTTCTATTTATTTTGGCAAATAAGCTTTATAACAAAGCAGGAGCAATTTTTTTACTAATTATACTAGCGTTATTTTTACAAAATGTTATTGTTTAA
- a CDS encoding putative glycoside hydrolase: MIKLLFALIATHTLLFASFSGTIIDYKTNKPIRKAMISDSKITVKSDENGSFSINSKEKNYHIKAYGYRPYSFTQDLNNTTISIEPINIKALYLTFWGANIYSKTTAKILKIIEETQINAIVVDVKNEYGSTSYRTSFKQANSYGAYEKRTIGNIKNFMKLMKSKGIYTIARVVVFKDELQASNNEDYAIKKTDGSIWRNHDNMAWVDPFDKRSHRYTVAIAEDAAARGFDEINFDYIRFPAKRWLKLSKKNTQENRIKAIEDFLRLARNKLRKYGVFISVDTYGNVCWEKGDSGIGQKIESLSKYSDYISPMLYPSGFASGSFGLDAPSEEPYIVIYRSIKNVQDRINPQRIRPWLQYFKDYAHTRKHYRKFEVNEQMRASRDINTSGWMMWSPSSKYHLEYFKPKK; encoded by the coding sequence TTGATAAAATTATTATTTGCTTTAATAGCAACCCACACTCTTCTTTTTGCTTCATTTAGTGGAACAATAATAGACTATAAAACTAATAAGCCTATACGTAAAGCTATGATTAGTGATTCTAAAATAACTGTAAAGTCTGATGAAAATGGCTCTTTTAGTATAAATTCTAAAGAAAAAAACTATCATATTAAAGCTTATGGATACAGACCTTATAGCTTTACTCAAGACTTAAATAATACAACCATTAGTATAGAGCCCATTAATATAAAAGCACTTTATTTGACTTTTTGGGGGGCAAATATTTACTCTAAAACAACAGCAAAAATATTGAAAATTATTGAAGAAACACAGATTAATGCGATAGTTGTTGATGTTAAAAATGAGTATGGCTCCACCTCTTATAGAACTTCGTTTAAACAAGCAAATAGCTATGGAGCTTATGAAAAAAGAACTATTGGAAATATTAAAAACTTTATGAAGCTTATGAAGTCTAAGGGCATCTATACTATTGCTAGGGTTGTAGTTTTTAAAGATGAACTTCAAGCATCAAATAATGAAGATTATGCAATCAAAAAAACAGATGGTAGCATCTGGAGAAACCATGACAATATGGCATGGGTTGATCCTTTTGATAAAAGAAGTCATAGATATACAGTTGCTATTGCAGAGGATGCTGCTGCAAGAGGATTTGATGAGATAAACTTTGACTATATTAGATTTCCAGCAAAAAGATGGTTGAAGTTATCTAAAAAAAATACTCAAGAAAATCGTATAAAAGCAATAGAAGATTTTTTAAGATTAGCACGAAATAAACTTAGAAAATATGGAGTGTTTATATCAGTAGATACTTATGGAAATGTTTGTTGGGAGAAAGGAGATAGTGGTATTGGGCAAAAGATAGAGTCCCTTTCAAAGTATAGTGATTATATTTCACCAATGCTCTACCCTTCCGGTTTTGCAAGTGGTTCATTTGGCTTGGACGCTCCATCTGAGGAACCGTATATTGTTATATATAGAAGTATTAAAAATGTTCAAGATAGGATTAATCCACAAAGAATTAGACCTTGGCTTCAATACTTTAAAGATTATGCGCATACAAGAAAACACTATAGAAAATTTGAAGTAAATGAACAGATGCGAGCAAGCAGAGATATTAATACAAGCGGTTGGATGATGTGGTCACCATCTAGTAAGTATCATTTAGAGTATTTTAAACCTAAAAAGTAA
- the queC gene encoding 7-cyano-7-deazaguanine synthase QueC: MKKDNKKALCVMSGGMDSTLSAYMMKESGYDIIALHFNYAQRTQKKELECFYKICKSLNVKEKYVLDLDFFSKIGASALTDKKIDIPTAGIEEGVPITYVPFRNGIFLSMAAAIAEKEGASVISIGVVEEDSSGYPDCRESYIKSMEHSINLGTKDETNIEIKMPLVHLQKSQIVHQALDLMVPLEFTWSCYKNEDKACGVCDSCRLRLNGFKLAGVKDPIDYE, translated from the coding sequence ATGAAAAAAGATAATAAAAAAGCATTATGCGTAATGAGCGGTGGCATGGACTCAACACTTAGTGCATATATGATGAAAGAAAGTGGATATGACATAATTGCTCTTCATTTTAACTATGCACAAAGAACACAAAAAAAAGAACTAGAGTGTTTTTATAAAATATGTAAAAGTTTAAATGTAAAAGAAAAATATGTTTTAGATTTAGATTTTTTCTCTAAAATTGGTGCTTCTGCTTTAACTGACAAAAAAATTGATATTCCAACTGCTGGAATAGAAGAAGGTGTTCCTATCACTTATGTTCCTTTCAGAAATGGTATTTTTTTAAGTATGGCAGCAGCTATCGCTGAAAAAGAAGGTGCTAGTGTTATTAGCATAGGAGTGGTTGAAGAAGATAGTAGTGGTTATCCTGATTGTAGAGAATCATATATAAAAAGTATGGAACACTCTATAAACTTAGGCACAAAAGATGAAACAAATATAGAAATAAAAATGCCATTAGTTCATTTGCAAAAATCTCAGATAGTACATCAGGCGTTAGACTTAATGGTTCCTCTTGAATTTACTTGGAGTTGTTATAAAAATGAAGATAAGGCCTGTGGAGTTTGCGATAGTTGCAGACTTAGGCTAAATGGTTTTAAATTAGCTGGAGTTAAGGACCCTATTGATTACGAATAA